The following are encoded in a window of Heterodontus francisci isolate sHetFra1 chromosome 2, sHetFra1.hap1, whole genome shotgun sequence genomic DNA:
- the clec3ba gene encoding tetranectin produces MVTASMIEDIKKQIAHILEEVNLLKENQALQTVCLRGMKVYRKCFLPMSGEKTFHEAADDCILHGGTLSSPKNHDENVALYDYARKAIGHDHDIWIGVTDMVVEGDWVDVTGKNVNYTNWETVITQQPDGGTKGNCVALTGLSNGKWFDESCGLQKNYFCQFNIP; encoded by the exons ATGGTGACTGCGAGTATGATTGAAGATATCAAGAAGCAGATTGCTCACATCTTGGAGGAGGTGAACTTGCTGAAGGAGAATCAGGCACTGCAGACAG TGTGTCTGAGAGGGATGAAAGTTTACAGGAAGTGCTTCCTACCAATGAGCGGAGAGAAGACCTTTCATGAGGCAGCTGATGACTGCATCTTGCACGGGGGCACGCTCAGCTCACCCAAGAACCACGACGAAAATGTTGCTCTGTATGACTACGCCAGGAAAGCCATAGGGCACGACCACGACATCTGGATTGGTGTAACCGACATGGTGGTCGAGGGAGACTGGGTGGACGTAACTGGCAAGAATGTTAACTACACCAACTGGGAGACCGTAATCACACAGCAGCCCGATGGTGGCACTAAGGGGAACTGTGTGGCCCTGACGGGTCTGTCCAATGGCAAATGGTTTGATGAATCCTGTGGCCTTCAAAAGAATTACTTTTGTCAATTTAATATTCCTTAA